In Deltaproteobacteria bacterium, one genomic interval encodes:
- a CDS encoding phage integrase N-terminal SAM-like domain-containing protein, whose product MLQQGKVKANQIPYYLKWIGNCYAFFHVSDSTLLNSDQKKQFLTYTAKNHEDWQVNQADTALRLYNYFLSEKLKTSIPTNMAQENWITIEEKLREALRLRHRSYSTEKTYLTWARSFHAFINNKEPADLEGRDIQDFL is encoded by the coding sequence TTGCTTCAGCAGGGCAAGGTAAAGGCAAATCAAATCCCCTACTACTTAAAGTGGATAGGAAACTGCTATGCCTTTTTTCATGTTTCTGATTCAACCTTGCTGAACAGCGACCAGAAGAAACAGTTTTTGACATACACGGCAAAAAATCATGAGGATTGGCAGGTGAATCAGGCTGATACTGCGTTAAGGCTTTACAATTATTTTCTTTCCGAAAAACTTAAGACATCAATTCCAACAAATATGGCGCAGGAGAATTGGATCACGATTGAGGAAAAACTGCGTGAGGCATTGAGGCTGCGGCACAGGTCATACTCCACCGAAAAAACTTACCTCACATGGGCGCGCAGTTTTCATGCCTTTATAAATAACAAAGAACCTGCTGACCTTGAAGGTAGAGATATTCAGGATTTTCTGAG